In Scatophagus argus isolate fScaArg1 chromosome 14, fScaArg1.pri, whole genome shotgun sequence, the following proteins share a genomic window:
- the LOC124071226 gene encoding LIM/homeobox protein Lhx1-like, giving the protein MLHCASCEKPILDRFLLKVLDRPWHIKCVQCCECKCTLTEKCFSREGKLYCKNDFFRRFGTKCDGCAQGILPSDLVRRAKSKVFHLNCFTCMMCNKQLSTGEELYILDEFKFVCKEDYQNNNGKDTILLSVTSCSDPSLSPDSQDPQEDGKDSETGHLSDKDVGNNENDEQSAVGKRRGPRTTIKAKQLETLKAAFAATPKPTRHIREQLSRETGLSMRVIQVWFQNRRSKERRMKQLSTLGGRRHVFFRGQRRMRALGDRLEPEELGHFSYYGDYPGEYYGSGGNYEYYQGPPSSQAQTPADLGFVPSSVPAGTPLGVTDHHHPGHHCAGELQCFSDTVSRHPADSPSPEPHIPGSVHSISSEMCGPGTPYTTVSLSDNGYTNQLSQPSSEMSEGTVW; this is encoded by the exons ATGCTTCACTGTGCCAGCTGTGAAAAGCCTATTCTTGATAGGTTCTTGCTCAAAGTTTTGGACAGACCGTGGCACATCAAATGTGTCCAGTGCTGCGAATGCAAATGCACTTTGACAGAGAAGTGTTTTTCACGAGAAGGGAAACTATActgtaaaaatgactttttcag GAGATTTGGCACCAAGTGTGACGGTTGCGCCCAAGGGATTTTACCCAGTGATCTGGTCCGCAGGGCCAAGAGCAAAGTGTTTCACCTGAACTGTTTCACCTGCATGATGTGTAACAAACAGCTGTCCACCGGAGAGGAACTGTACATCTTGGACGAATTCAAATTTGTCTGTAAAGAGGACTATCAAAACAACAACGGGAAAGACACAATCCTTCTTTCAG TAACGTCGTGCAGCGACCCAAGTCTGTCTCCCGACTCCCAGGACCCGCAGGAGGACGGGAAGGACTCAGAAACAGGACATTTATCTGATAAAGACGTTGGCAACAATGAGAACGACGAGCAGAGTGCCGTCGGGAAACGACGCGGGCCTCGAACCACCATAAAAGCCAAACAGCTCGAGACCCTGAAAGCTGCGTTCGCCGCCACGCCAAAACCCACGAGACACATCAGGGAGCAGCTGTCACGGGAAACCGGCCTCAGCATGAGAGTCATCCAG GTTTGGTTCCAAAATCGGAGGTCCAAAGAGAGACGCATGAAGCAGCTGAGCACTTTGGGCGGTCGGAGACACGTCTTTTTTCGCggacagaggaggatgagagcgCTGGGAGACAGACTGGAACCAGAGGAGCTCGGACACTTCTCTTATTACGGAG ATTATCCTGGTGAATACTATGGCTCAGGAGGGAATTATGAGTACTACCAAGGCCCGCCATCCTCCCAGGCTCAGACGCCAGCAGACTTGGGCTTTGTGCCCTCCTCTGTCCCTGCTGGCACCCCCTTAGGAGTCACAGACCACCACCATCCAGGGCACCACTGTGCTggagagctgcagtgtttctctgACACAGTATCTCGTCATCCTGCAGACTCACCCAGTCCAGAACCCCATATACCAGGCTCAGTGCACAGCATCTCCAGTGAGATGTGTGGCCCCGGCACACCCTACACCACCGTGTCTCTCAGTGACAACGGATACACAAACCAGCTGTCACAACCCTCATCAGAAATGAGTGAAGGCACTGTCTGGTAA